ATAGGGATTCTCACGGGTTTCAAGGTTGCCGGCGAATGTGGCCCAGGGCTCGCGCTGGATGCGGACTCGTATGCCGAGATGCTCCTGAAACATATTGATCAGCGCCGTCATGGTAGGCGGCGTCGGGCCGCGCGTGCCCGGTACGGTAAACGTGACCTCCGGCAGGTTGCTGGCATCGCGATACCGGGACTCCGCCAGCGCCTGCCTCGCCTTGAAAATGTCAAAATCCACGGTTTCAGCGTCGCCGTTGTGCGCCAGCGAAGGTGGGAGGAGCGAAGTTGCCTTGCCCACGGTATTGGAGAATACTTGCTCAACGATGGCCGCGCGGTCAATGGCAAAGGCAAATGCCTGACGCACGCCCTCGTCATCGAAGGGCGGAATGCGGTTGTTCATGGCGAGAAACGTCATCTCGAGAGCATCGTGGATAACCAAGTCTTTATGTAAAGGATTATTCCTATCAAGCACTGCCGCAATGTCGTTCGCGTCAACGTACAGAATGTCCAGGGAATCGTCAGCATAGCCGCTCAGGGATTGCGCACCAACCCTACCGGTGATCTCAATCCGATCCAGCAGCGGCTCAAAACCATAGAAGCCTTCACTCCGTGCCAAGGTCAATAATTCGCCGGGAATCCAATCTACAACAGCAAACGGGCCGCTGCCCTGTGGCGATGCACCGTTCCCTATCCCAGAGGGCGCCTGGACATACGTGGTCGGGTGCGTGAGTTTTGTGGGGAATGTAAGATCGGGCTCGATGAGGTCAATTTCGAGCGTGCGCGCATTGACGACGCGTACACCGCTTATGTCCTGGGCGACTTCATTGCGGTACTGAGCAAAACCCACAATATTGCCGAGGAATAGTCGCGCCCGCGGCGACTCGAAGCGAGGATCAAGGAGGTGCTCCCACGTATCCTTGATGTGAGCGGCAACGAGTTGCTCTCCATCGTGAAAGCGGAGACCCGGACGCAGAGGAAATTGATACGTGCGGCCATCTGCTGACATCGACCAACGCTGCGCGAGGTCAGGGATTGGATCCCCTTCAGCATTCAGCGCAACCAGTCCGCTGTACACGTGGGCCGCTAACTGGGCGTCGAGATCGGATTGCAGCGTCGCCGGGTCAAGCTCGTTCGGCAGTGGCATTTGGATGCGCAATGTCCCGCCGGACTTA
This genomic stretch from Chloroflexota bacterium harbors:
- a CDS encoding ABC transporter substrate-binding protein, which codes for MQRRTVLASILAGFLTPLLTGCGDDKSGGTLRIQMPLPNELDPATLQSDLDAQLAAHVYSGLVALNAEGDPIPDLAQRWSMSADGRTYQFPLRPGLRFHDGEQLVAAHIKDTWEHLLDPRFESPRARLFLGNIVGFAQYRNEVAQDISGVRVVNARTLEIDLIEPDLTFPTKLTHPTTYVQAPSGIGNGASPQGSGPFAVVDWIPGELLTLARSEGFYGFEPLLDRIEITGRVGAQSLSGYADDSLDILYVDANDIAAVLDRNNPLHKDLVIHDALEMTFLAMNNRIPPFDDEGVRQAFAFAIDRAAIVEQVFSNTVGKATSLLPPSLAHNGDAETVDFDIFKARQALAESRYRDASNLPEVTFTVPGTRGPTPPTMTALINMFQEHLGIRVRIQREPWATFAGNLETRENPYQLFLFTRQADYPDPQALLDPLFRSTSLTNYSGYRSSEVDALLLQARGEQDKGRRRTTIGEIEQRIALDAPVTPLWHGKQCVLIKPWVRDVQLSATARPWLNRVYLDS